The region AACCAGGCGCGAAGCGGCCTCTCGCCTTTGAGCGGCGCGTTGGGCTAAATCTGTTCCGGGAATGCCAGGTGGGGGGAATGCCATGACGTCCGGTCCGACCGTGATCGATCACCCGTTGTTGCAGCACAAGATTTCGCTGCTCCGCGACAAGGAAACGCCCCCGATCATCTTTCGACTGCTGGTGCGCGAGATTGCCCAGCTCATGTTGTTCGAGGCGTCACGTGACCTGGCATTGACGGAACGGGAGATCGAAACACCCCTGACCGGGATGACAGCTCCCGTGTTGGCCGCGCCGGGGCCGGTGCTGGCGTCGATCATGCGGGCAGGCAACGTGATGCTGGACGCGGCACTGGAAATCATCCCGACGGCCGGGGTCTGCCATCTCGGCATCTATCGTGATCACGACACGCTGGAGGCTGTTGAGTATTACTTCAACGGTCCGGCGGATATCGCGGAACGCGCGCTTTTGATCGTCGACCCCATGCTCGCGACTGCCAACTCGTCGATCGACGCGATCTCCCAGCTCAAGGCACGGGGCGTGACGGACATGCGCCTGATCTGCATCCTCGCCGCCCCGGAGGGACTGGCGGCGCTGTCGAAGGCGCATCCGGACGTCCCGGTCTATATCGGGGCGATCGACTCTCATCTCGACGAAAAGGGCTATATCATCCCGGGCCTGGGCGACGCCGGCGACCGCAGCTACGCCACCTGACGCCGGAAGTCCTTGGCCAATACCTATCGATAGCTTGCGAGCGCCTGGCTGAGAATGTCGCGCGCGCCCTGGGTGCCGTCGATCGGTTCCATGTGCCGGCTCTTGATTCGCCAGCCGCCTTGTGTGCGAACGAGACTCCAGCGGTTCGCGACGACGCGATGCACCCGGAACCCGTTCGTGGTGCCGTGATTGGGTAGCTCGCGCGGTTCGGATTCCCGGTCGGGATGCAGTATCTGGATATAGGAGGTGACGAAGGCTGCGTCGCCGTCGAGCTCAATATACGGCAGGGCCGAAAGATGCGCGATTCCGCCTGCGATCGCCTTTTGGTGCGCCGGGGTCAGGGTGAAGGCGCCGATCGCCTCGTGACCGACGGCCCCGTCGAGGCCCGCGCCCCTGTCGAACACGCCGTCTTCCGTGTAGACCGCGCGGGTGTAGTAGTCGGCACCGGTGTCCGCGCTGGGCGGATGGGAAGCGATGAGATTGTAGATTTCCAATCTGTCCTCGATCGCCCGCAGGCGCTCTTCCAGTGACGTTGTGTTTCCGGTCCCGGCCATGTGTGATGCTCCCCGTATGCCAATTTTCGTTCGCTTCTCGATGCCACTTTGGCAGCCGTTTTGCGCGTCACCAAGGCGATCGTGAAGCCCGATGCAGACCGATGGCGCTCAACTGGCAATGAAACAGACAGGCGGGTATAGGTTAGGCCCCCGGGGTGAGGCGTCCCGGCTGATCGAAAGGTGGTACTGCGATGACCAAGGAACGGGCCCGGAAACGGGCAAAGGCGAAGGCGGGCGAAAAGGCGAAGAAGCGCGCGGCACAAGCCGCCCAACCGGATGCAAACATGCCGGCGGGCAAGTTCGATGCGGGGACGAATTCCATCAGGAAGCCGGGCGGGGCGACGAATAATTCGAACTTCGCCGAGGCACGGCGCGGTTCCGCACGCTCGCGCTGATCGCCAGAAGGACCGACAGATGCCAGCCAGAACGACCGCGTCGTCCGACGTCAATCCGGCCCTGATCCGCTGGGAGGGCCCCATGGGGCTGCCCGAATTCGCGCGTATCGGCGATGAGGCTTTCGCGCCGGCCTTCGCCGCCGCCTTGCCGGCGCATCTGGCCGAGATCGATGCGATCGCCAACGACCCGGCCGCGCCGACATTCGAGAACACGATCGTGGCGCTGGAACTCGCCGGCGAGATGTACAGCCGCGTGTCCGCTGTTTTCTGGATCCTGTCGGGCGCGAACACCAACGCCGCGATCCAGGAACTGGAGCGCAAACTGTCGCCGGAGCTGTCGCGTCACCATTCGGCGATCATGATGAACGGCGCGTTGTTTTCGCGGATCGACGCGCTCTATCAGGATCGGGACAATCTCGGCCTGGATCGCGAGGCTTCCCGGGTCCTGGAGCTGACCTGGAAGTCCTTCGTGCGATCCGGCGCGCAACTCGGTCCCACGGATCAGAAAAGACTGGCGGCGATCAACGAGCGGCTCGCCGCCCTGGGAACGGCCTTCTCCCAGAACATACTTGCCGACGAGCGCGACTATGCGCTTGTCCTCGAGACAGACGACGACCTTGCGGGGTTGCCGGATTTCCTGATCTCCGGCATGGCGGCGGCGGCCGAGGAGCGTGGCTACACCGGCAAACATGCCGTGACCCTGTCCCGGTCCATCATCGAGCCATTCCTGACATTCTCGACCCGCCGTGATCTGCGCGAGCAGGCCTTTCGGGCCTGGGTGGCGCGCGGGGAAGGTCCCGACGAGCGGGATAACCGGCCCCTCGTTGCGGAGATGGTCAAGCTGCGCGCCGAGAAGGCCGCCCTTCTGGGCTATGCGACCTTCGCCCATTTCAAGCTCGACAACACGATGGCCAAGACACCCGAGGCCGTCCGCAACCTGCTGGAAACGGTCTGGGAGAAGGCGCGCACCCGCGCGGCGGAGGAGGCCGGGGACTTGTCGGCTTTAATCGCGGGCGAGGGGCATAATCACGCGGTGGCGCCCTGGGACTGGCGGCATTATTCCGAGAAGCAACGCGCCGCGCGCTTCGATCTCAACGAGGCCGAAATCAAGCCCTATCTCCAGCTTGAGAAGATGATCGAGGCGGCGTTTGATACGGCCGGTAAACTTTTCGGCGTCAGCTTCCGCCGGCATCCGGACATCGAGGCCTATCATCCCGACGTCCGGGTCTTCGAGGTGCTCGACGCTGGCGGCACGCGCGTCGCGCTGTTTCTGGCCGACTATTTTGCCCGTCCGTCCAAACGCTCGGGCGCCTGGATGACCTCGTTTCAGGATCAACACAAGATGGCGGGAGTTTCGCGGGACGAGGCGCAGATTCCCATCGTCGTGAACGTGATGAATTTCGCCAAGGCCGCCGCGGGCGCGCCGGTTCTGATCACCATGGATGACGCCCGCACCCTGTTTCACGAGTTCGGCCACGCCTTGCACGGGATGTTGTCCGATGTCACCTATCCTTCG is a window of Alphaproteobacteria bacterium DNA encoding:
- the upp gene encoding uracil phosphoribosyltransferase, coding for MTSGPTVIDHPLLQHKISLLRDKETPPIIFRLLVREIAQLMLFEASRDLALTEREIETPLTGMTAPVLAAPGPVLASIMRAGNVMLDAALEIIPTAGVCHLGIYRDHDTLEAVEYYFNGPADIAERALLIVDPMLATANSSIDAISQLKARGVTDMRLICILAAPEGLAALSKAHPDVPVYIGAIDSHLDEKGYIIPGLGDAGDRSYAT
- a CDS encoding nuclear transport factor 2 family protein; its protein translation is MAGTGNTTSLEERLRAIEDRLEIYNLIASHPPSADTGADYYTRAVYTEDGVFDRGAGLDGAVGHEAIGAFTLTPAHQKAIAGGIAHLSALPYIELDGDAAFVTSYIQILHPDRESEPRELPNHGTTNGFRVHRVVANRWSLVRTQGGWRIKSRHMEPIDGTQGARDILSQALASYR
- a CDS encoding M3 family metallopeptidase → MPARTTASSDVNPALIRWEGPMGLPEFARIGDEAFAPAFAAALPAHLAEIDAIANDPAAPTFENTIVALELAGEMYSRVSAVFWILSGANTNAAIQELERKLSPELSRHHSAIMMNGALFSRIDALYQDRDNLGLDREASRVLELTWKSFVRSGAQLGPTDQKRLAAINERLAALGTAFSQNILADERDYALVLETDDDLAGLPDFLISGMAAAAEERGYTGKHAVTLSRSIIEPFLTFSTRRDLREQAFRAWVARGEGPDERDNRPLVAEMVKLRAEKAALLGYATFAHFKLDNTMAKTPEAVRNLLETVWEKARTRAAEEAGDLSALIAGEGHNHAVAPWDWRHYSEKQRAARFDLNEAEIKPYLQLEKMIEAAFDTAGKLFGVSFRRHPDIEAYHPDVRVFEVLDAGGTRVALFLADYFARPSKRSGAWMTSFQDQHKMAGVSRDEAQIPIVVNVMNFAKAAAGAPVLITMDDARTLFHEFGHALHGMLSDVTYPSISGTSVSRDFVELPSQLYEHWLTVPDVLQRFAVHHETGEAMPAALLDKLRAAEKFNKGFANVEFTSSALVDMAFHALDARAAAKVDPVAFQAEILAGLDMPDAIVMRHATPHFAHVFSGDGYSAGYYSYMWSGVLDADAFGAFTEAGDPFDGETARKLHDHIYSSGGAMDPEDAYVAFRGKLPTADALLEKEGLA